From a region of the Vicinamibacterales bacterium genome:
- a CDS encoding agmatine deiminase family protein — protein MSRRPIRLLVAIALALAASPAPRAARTDETRVTAEVQPEYARALKRVYLSVPDPYRRPGDAPVDPHRHVEFARNAYAELIAALPGYTAIELAVSDTVEPGLVDALRTAAGPRPFRVHVIERLHADLDMWAQDLGERVAVGGEDRFLVPMPVDERVAYNGELSRSRQRVARQVFGDRIVDAGFVFEGGNLAFDRVDGRTRVFIGYNDVRLTIENYRRRGRTVDAAAVSGLVADAFDGADVTVVGRETQSPLLFHLDQAFVLLGDGVAVVNRIVGPPSREQRQLEATAARLKALGYRLLPIDHTQADVESYRVSTNAVPFVDETTGRRTIIFPVFPGEVRKGAPAGRLTREVLAGKALAAYRAYESAGYLPVPIRDFAHLVGGNTHCIANVLD, from the coding sequence ACCGCCGAGGTCCAGCCCGAGTATGCGCGCGCCCTGAAGCGCGTCTATCTGTCCGTGCCGGATCCCTACCGGCGGCCGGGCGATGCCCCCGTCGATCCGCACCGGCACGTCGAGTTCGCCAGAAATGCGTACGCCGAGCTCATCGCGGCGCTGCCGGGCTACACGGCCATCGAGCTCGCCGTCTCGGACACGGTCGAGCCCGGGCTCGTGGACGCGCTCCGGACGGCGGCCGGGCCGCGGCCGTTCCGCGTCCACGTGATCGAACGCCTGCACGCGGACCTCGACATGTGGGCGCAGGATCTCGGCGAGCGCGTCGCCGTCGGCGGCGAGGACCGGTTCCTCGTGCCGATGCCGGTGGACGAGCGCGTGGCCTACAACGGCGAGCTGTCGCGCTCGCGCCAGCGCGTGGCCCGCCAGGTCTTCGGCGACCGCATCGTCGATGCCGGGTTCGTCTTCGAGGGCGGCAACCTGGCGTTCGACCGCGTGGACGGCCGGACGCGCGTCTTCATCGGGTACAACGACGTGCGGCTGACCATCGAGAACTACAGGCGCCGCGGACGGACGGTCGACGCGGCCGCGGTCTCCGGCCTCGTCGCCGATGCCTTCGACGGCGCGGACGTGACGGTGGTGGGCCGCGAGACGCAGAGTCCGCTCCTGTTCCACCTGGACCAGGCCTTCGTGCTGCTCGGCGACGGCGTGGCGGTGGTGAACCGGATCGTCGGGCCGCCCTCGCGGGAGCAGCGCCAGCTCGAGGCGACGGCGGCGCGCCTGAAGGCCCTCGGATACCGCCTCCTGCCGATCGACCACACGCAGGCCGACGTCGAGTCCTACCGCGTCTCCACCAACGCCGTGCCCTTCGTGGACGAGACGACGGGTCGACGGACGATCATCTTCCCGGTGTTCCCGGGCGAGGTGAGGAAGGGGGCGCCGGCCGGACGCCTCACGCGGGAGGTGCTCGCCGGCAAGGCGCTCGCCGCCTACCGCGCCTACGAGTCCGCCGGCTATCTGCCGGTGCCGATCCGCGACTTCGCGCACCTCGTGGGCGGCAACACCCACTGCATCGCGAACGTCCTGGACTGA
- the asnB gene encoding asparagine synthase (glutamine-hydrolyzing), with product MCAIAGLVCLKSGCREEDHAALVARMCEVQAHRGPDDRGVMPLGRVCLGADRLSIIDLSPAGHMPMADASGRYCIAYNGETYNFRALREELAALGQVFRSKTDTEVVMAALARWGTPALDRLVGMYGFALVDREAGTLTLVRDRLGKKPVYYAIEDGHFLFASEVKALVAVCRTLRPNRHRLIEWSLFRNTDFGSPETLVEGVSSLPAGHLLVVRDGVVGAPEAYYTPASDVDPERFARLAAAPPSAVVGTIDTMLTDSVRARLVSDVPLGTLCSGGLDSSLITALCARELPDVTAFHVSVTGYPSLDEQPYAAKVAAALGIRLLSYPMSADDFRAHLPRAIYHSDFPLTHPNSVAFMLVSEFARRHGVGILLSGEGADELFGGYMQRYRRYRQFLRARQLLARLPLKLRKIVALAGYAADGVPATTFWEYEGLLGHATAFLDGFSRDALQRRAEDAYAFVPSAGDRAVLGAMLADLTNFLAPLLRRLDRMSMAASVECRTPFLDRAVVREAVNLPLGLRLHGRTDKWLLKQVAERYVPRDVVHRQKVGFPLPVADYLAPLARPELFDDGFCVGVLGLDPRGVRDAVTGWSRQVHGFFNLLALEIWGRQFFMGQSVDDVTAHVLPAGTVPLRMPAAVSG from the coding sequence ATGTGTGCCATCGCCGGTCTGGTGTGCCTGAAATCGGGCTGCCGCGAAGAGGATCACGCGGCCCTCGTGGCACGGATGTGCGAGGTGCAGGCCCACCGCGGCCCCGACGATCGCGGCGTGATGCCGCTCGGCCGCGTGTGCCTGGGCGCCGATCGGCTCAGCATCATCGACCTGTCGCCGGCCGGCCACATGCCGATGGCCGACGCCAGCGGCCGCTACTGCATCGCCTACAACGGCGAGACCTACAACTTCAGGGCGCTGCGCGAGGAACTGGCCGCGCTGGGCCAGGTGTTCCGATCGAAGACCGACACCGAGGTCGTGATGGCGGCCCTCGCCCGGTGGGGCACGCCCGCGCTCGACCGGCTGGTCGGCATGTACGGCTTCGCGCTCGTGGACCGCGAGGCCGGCACGCTCACCCTCGTGAGGGACCGGCTCGGGAAGAAGCCCGTCTACTACGCCATCGAGGACGGGCACTTCCTGTTCGCGTCGGAGGTGAAGGCGCTCGTGGCCGTGTGCCGGACGCTCCGGCCGAACCGTCACCGCCTGATCGAGTGGTCGCTCTTCCGCAACACGGACTTCGGATCGCCCGAGACGCTCGTCGAGGGCGTGTCGTCCCTGCCGGCGGGGCACCTCCTCGTCGTCCGCGACGGCGTCGTCGGCGCGCCCGAGGCGTACTACACACCGGCGTCCGACGTGGATCCCGAGCGCTTCGCGAGGCTGGCGGCCGCGCCGCCGTCGGCGGTGGTGGGCACAATCGACACGATGCTCACCGACAGCGTCCGCGCCCGTCTCGTGAGCGACGTGCCGCTCGGGACGCTCTGCAGCGGCGGCCTCGACTCGAGCCTGATCACGGCCTTGTGCGCGCGCGAACTGCCCGACGTCACGGCCTTTCACGTGTCGGTGACCGGGTATCCCTCGCTCGACGAGCAGCCGTACGCCGCGAAGGTCGCCGCCGCGCTCGGCATCCGGCTCCTCAGCTACCCGATGTCGGCAGACGACTTCCGGGCGCACCTGCCGCGGGCCATCTACCACAGTGACTTCCCGCTCACGCACCCCAACTCCGTCGCGTTCATGCTGGTCTCGGAGTTCGCCCGGCGCCACGGCGTGGGGATCCTCCTGAGCGGCGAAGGCGCCGACGAGCTGTTCGGCGGCTACATGCAGCGCTACCGCCGCTACCGGCAGTTCCTCCGGGCACGGCAGCTCCTGGCGCGGCTGCCGCTGAAGCTCCGGAAGATCGTGGCCCTGGCCGGCTACGCCGCCGACGGCGTCCCCGCCACCACGTTCTGGGAGTACGAGGGCCTGCTCGGCCACGCCACGGCGTTCCTGGACGGGTTCTCGCGCGACGCGCTGCAGCGGCGGGCGGAGGACGCGTACGCGTTCGTTCCGAGCGCCGGCGATCGCGCGGTCCTCGGCGCGATGCTCGCGGACCTGACGAACTTCCTCGCGCCCCTCCTCCGGCGCCTCGACCGGATGAGCATGGCGGCGTCGGTCGAGTGCCGGACGCCGTTCCTGGATCGCGCGGTCGTGCGCGAGGCCGTGAACCTGCCGCTGGGGCTCCGGCTGCACGGCCGGACCGACAAGTGGCTGCTGAAGCAGGTCGCCGAGCGCTACGTGCCCCGCGACGTCGTCCACCGGCAGAAGGTGGGCTTCCCGCTGCCCGTCGCCGACTACCTCGCGCCGCTGGCCAGGCCCGAGCTCTTCGACGACGGGTTCTGCGTGGGCGTGCTCGGCCTGGATCCGCGCGGCGTCCGCGACGCCGTCACCGGCTGGAGTCGCCAGGTGCACGGCTTCTTCAACCTGCTCGCGCTCGAGATCTGGGGGCGGCAGTTCTTCATGGGGCAATCGGTGGACGACGTGACCGCGCACGTCCTCCCGGCGGGGACGGTCCCGCTTCGGATGCCGGCGGCCGTCAGCGGCTGA
- a CDS encoding glycosyltransferase family 39 protein, with the protein MAPTEASIPHVLRRPGPLLLAAALVIALVTGGRDAWSEGAVSLQGDMPRYMMDGVFLRDLLHAAPFWPPDRLLDYAQHYYARYPALSLGHHPPLVAASLVPFFEVFGVSVGAARLDLVAFFLAAVGLVYAIGRRLFDDGTAGWAAALFASSPFVVGYAQAVLSELPAMTLVLAAVLFALRFAETGRLRDYAGLLAAAALSLTARPPAIFAMPAYVWIVTAHGSWRHFRQRAVLVTTLAGGAALVVLALALVALSPFNLRVVRFILESGFGLGNPTRVLGIIASQQIGQPLLWTWLAGVVAALLVRDRRQTTPLVWIAAVVGGVLAVTGMTEPARYSALAVPAYCLGAGSLWATAGRWRPAAALALGLAVSWQTVSAAAVRPVGAGGYEEAAEYVAGRPGGPTVLFSGAVDSGYFVFFVRKHDPAGELVVLRSDKVLTTSQMGEVAVEDRIADRAEIYEVLGRFGTRWVVLEDAPSGSVVLDWLREETHGPRFAERLRIPIATGDVRLRGVDLVVYEYLQASPPAPDAVVDLRLPVVGRTIRVPLSDLRPAR; encoded by the coding sequence ATGGCCCCCACCGAGGCTTCCATCCCACACGTCCTGCGCCGGCCGGGTCCGCTGCTGCTCGCGGCGGCGCTCGTCATCGCGCTGGTGACGGGAGGCCGCGACGCCTGGAGCGAGGGCGCCGTGTCGCTGCAGGGCGACATGCCCCGCTACATGATGGACGGCGTCTTCCTGCGGGACCTCCTCCACGCGGCGCCGTTCTGGCCGCCCGATCGTCTTCTCGACTACGCCCAGCACTACTACGCGCGCTATCCCGCCCTCTCCCTGGGACACCACCCACCGCTCGTGGCGGCCAGCCTCGTCCCGTTCTTCGAAGTGTTCGGCGTCTCGGTGGGGGCGGCCCGGCTCGACCTCGTCGCGTTCTTCCTGGCGGCGGTGGGGCTCGTCTACGCCATCGGCCGGCGCCTGTTCGACGACGGGACGGCGGGCTGGGCGGCGGCGCTCTTCGCGAGCAGTCCGTTCGTGGTCGGCTACGCGCAGGCCGTCCTGTCGGAACTGCCGGCGATGACCCTCGTGCTGGCGGCCGTGCTCTTCGCGCTGCGCTTCGCCGAGACGGGCCGGCTGCGCGACTACGCCGGCCTGCTCGCGGCCGCGGCGCTGAGCCTCACGGCGAGGCCGCCGGCCATCTTCGCCATGCCCGCGTACGTGTGGATCGTGACCGCCCACGGCAGCTGGCGCCACTTCCGGCAGCGCGCGGTCCTCGTGACGACGCTGGCGGGCGGCGCCGCACTCGTCGTGCTCGCCCTGGCGCTCGTCGCGCTGTCGCCGTTCAACCTCCGCGTGGTCCGCTTCATCCTCGAGAGCGGATTCGGCCTGGGGAACCCGACGCGGGTCCTGGGGATCATCGCCAGCCAGCAGATCGGGCAGCCGCTGCTCTGGACGTGGCTGGCCGGCGTCGTCGCGGCCCTCCTCGTGCGCGACCGCCGGCAGACCACGCCCCTCGTGTGGATCGCGGCCGTCGTCGGGGGCGTGCTGGCCGTGACGGGCATGACCGAGCCGGCCCGCTACTCCGCCCTCGCCGTGCCCGCCTACTGCCTCGGCGCCGGCAGCCTGTGGGCGACGGCCGGGCGATGGCGGCCGGCCGCCGCGCTCGCGCTCGGCCTGGCCGTGAGCTGGCAGACCGTGAGCGCCGCCGCGGTCCGTCCGGTGGGCGCCGGCGGCTACGAGGAGGCGGCGGAGTACGTCGCCGGCCGGCCCGGCGGCCCCACGGTGCTCTTCAGCGGCGCCGTGGACAGCGGCTACTTCGTGTTCTTCGTCCGGAAGCACGACCCGGCGGGCGAGCTCGTCGTGCTGCGCTCCGACAAGGTCCTCACGACCTCGCAGATGGGCGAGGTGGCGGTCGAGGATCGGATCGCGGACCGCGCCGAGATCTACGAGGTGCTGGGCCGGTTCGGGACGCGCTGGGTCGTGCTCGAGGACGCGCCGAGCGGGTCGGTCGTCCTCGACTGGCTCCGGGAGGAGACCCACGGCCCCCGCTTCGCCGAGCGGCTGCGCATCCCGATCGCGACGGGGGACGTCCGGCTGCGGGGCGTCGACCTGGTGGTCTACGAGTACCTGCAGGCGTCGCCGCCGGCGCCCGACGCGGTCGTCGATCTCCGGCTGCCCGTCGTCGGCCGCACGATCCGCGTGCCGCTGTCGGACCTGCGGCCCGCGCGCTGA
- a CDS encoding TonB-dependent receptor: MTLRRSVLTLFVLAASAYPAAAQIDQGRLTGIVTDAQQGILPGVTVTAQSPALIGVQTAITETDGRYRFPSLPPGRYTLTFELGGFQTTKRENIVLALGQTLNVDQQLAVATLQESVTVTAESPVVDVSSTKIGSEFGSEKLAAIPSATDLWATLGQAPGVRMRGFDVGGSHKSQQSGYESFGIRNQNRVVTDGVDTTEGTGGAGIYQDFFAHEEITVSAAGGDVTMMTPGSAVFSTIKSGGNQFKSFNNLTYESGSWVGDNIDSETSERGFTGQPNLIFWEGHTDLGGPIKRDKIWFYGAYNHFKIDKIISGVAEEFSDLGVFDNATGKATYKASSKDTIVAYYQWARKYKPRRGLSNTTGPDSILAQDSKSWMYNAQWQRVWTNRLFVDTKVGLFGFGWPMEPAVPFDSNPPRTDTGTGVNTGAGWLAGSQGGPFTFDRNKPQVNVTATYYLPEAAGSHDFKFGFEWLDDQSKFANNGTAGPIFYRDRDGAVDIVRITDLGAAGDFGGGWTGADDRNGRIAAFIQDRWSLNQKLSLTLGLRLDRQSPHYQDSVRNPLITEVFQPVTVPGKTLLTSTKIVPRVGFSYSPTDDGRTVLKGFYGRYYYNFADRMSNLNPGGTNTADYRFNDLNGNRLYDGPAELGVLVGTTGGSSTTLDPDLKTPYADEFNLSFERQFWGESSARVAYVRKMTHDEFTTVNIARVGQFTVPTTVTVDLRDYVNGVTSQQTLNVFDIPSSLRGVVNNVVTNIPDTVGGGDDTFDTVSVGFNKRFPGGLFFQSSFDYQWRNELRRGDNASTSPLTADPIGTGYNANGESFPTVANRQKSQNWQARFLGRYVFPYDVGFATNVRLQSGWPYARRVAYALPNAGTATVFLENIDNNYSDTVGIVDLRLDKTFVVADRFNLSVLADLFNALNSNAVTNFNLSNGSQFNRIIATLDPRTFQLAFRFSF, translated from the coding sequence ATGACACTCAGGCGTAGCGTGTTGACGCTCTTCGTGCTCGCCGCGTCCGCGTACCCCGCGGCCGCGCAGATCGACCAAGGCCGGTTGACCGGCATCGTGACCGACGCCCAGCAGGGCATCCTGCCCGGCGTGACGGTGACCGCGCAGTCGCCGGCGCTCATCGGCGTGCAGACGGCCATCACGGAGACCGACGGCCGGTATCGCTTCCCGTCGCTGCCCCCGGGCCGATACACGCTCACCTTCGAGCTCGGCGGCTTCCAGACCACCAAGCGCGAGAACATCGTGCTCGCGCTGGGCCAGACGCTGAACGTCGACCAGCAGCTGGCCGTCGCGACCCTCCAGGAAAGCGTGACGGTCACCGCGGAGTCGCCGGTCGTGGACGTCAGCTCCACCAAGATCGGCTCCGAGTTCGGGTCCGAGAAGCTCGCGGCGATCCCGTCCGCCACCGACCTCTGGGCCACCCTGGGCCAGGCGCCGGGCGTCCGCATGCGCGGCTTCGACGTGGGCGGCAGCCACAAGAGCCAGCAGTCCGGCTACGAGAGCTTCGGCATCCGCAACCAGAACCGCGTCGTGACCGACGGCGTGGACACGACCGAGGGCACCGGCGGCGCCGGCATCTACCAGGACTTCTTCGCCCACGAGGAGATCACGGTGAGCGCGGCGGGCGGCGACGTGACGATGATGACGCCGGGGTCGGCCGTGTTCTCGACCATCAAGAGCGGCGGCAACCAGTTCAAGTCGTTCAACAACCTCACCTACGAGAGCGGCAGCTGGGTCGGGGACAACATCGACAGCGAGACGTCCGAGCGCGGGTTCACGGGGCAGCCCAACCTGATCTTCTGGGAAGGCCACACCGACCTCGGCGGCCCCATCAAGCGCGACAAGATCTGGTTCTACGGCGCGTACAACCACTTCAAGATCGACAAGATCATCTCGGGCGTCGCCGAGGAGTTCAGCGACCTCGGCGTGTTCGACAACGCCACCGGAAAGGCGACCTACAAGGCGTCCAGCAAGGACACCATCGTGGCCTACTACCAGTGGGCCCGGAAGTACAAGCCGCGCCGGGGCCTCTCGAACACGACCGGCCCCGACTCGATCCTCGCGCAGGACAGCAAGTCCTGGATGTACAACGCCCAGTGGCAGCGCGTGTGGACGAACCGGCTGTTCGTCGACACGAAGGTCGGCCTGTTCGGCTTCGGCTGGCCGATGGAGCCCGCCGTCCCGTTCGACTCGAATCCGCCACGGACCGACACCGGGACGGGCGTGAACACGGGCGCAGGCTGGCTGGCTGGCAGCCAGGGCGGGCCATTCACGTTCGACCGAAACAAGCCGCAGGTCAACGTGACCGCCACCTACTACCTGCCGGAAGCGGCGGGCTCGCACGACTTCAAGTTCGGGTTCGAGTGGCTGGACGACCAGTCGAAGTTCGCCAACAACGGCACGGCGGGCCCGATTTTCTACCGAGACCGTGACGGCGCCGTGGACATCGTCCGCATCACCGACCTGGGCGCCGCCGGCGACTTCGGCGGCGGCTGGACGGGCGCCGACGACCGCAACGGGCGCATCGCCGCCTTCATCCAGGATCGCTGGAGCCTGAACCAGAAGCTCTCGCTGACCCTCGGCCTCCGCCTGGACCGGCAGTCGCCGCACTACCAGGACTCGGTGCGCAACCCGCTCATCACCGAGGTCTTCCAGCCTGTCACCGTGCCCGGCAAGACCTTGCTCACCTCGACCAAGATCGTCCCCCGCGTCGGCTTCAGCTACTCGCCGACCGACGACGGCAGGACCGTGCTCAAGGGCTTCTACGGCCGCTACTACTACAACTTCGCGGACCGGATGAGCAACCTGAACCCGGGCGGCACGAACACCGCCGACTACCGGTTCAACGACCTGAACGGCAACCGGCTGTACGACGGGCCGGCCGAGCTCGGCGTGCTCGTCGGAACCACCGGCGGCAGCAGCACGACCCTCGATCCGGACCTCAAGACGCCGTACGCCGACGAGTTCAACCTCTCGTTCGAGCGGCAGTTCTGGGGCGAGTCGTCGGCCCGCGTGGCCTACGTCCGCAAGATGACCCACGACGAGTTCACCACCGTGAACATCGCGCGCGTGGGTCAGTTCACGGTGCCGACGACGGTGACGGTCGACCTGCGCGACTACGTCAACGGCGTCACCAGCCAGCAGACGCTGAACGTGTTCGACATCCCGTCCAGCCTGCGGGGCGTCGTTAACAACGTCGTCACCAACATTCCCGACACGGTCGGCGGCGGCGACGACACGTTCGACACCGTCAGCGTCGGCTTCAACAAGCGCTTCCCCGGAGGACTGTTCTTCCAGAGCAGCTTCGACTACCAGTGGCGCAACGAGCTGCGCCGGGGCGACAACGCCAGCACGAGCCCGCTCACCGCGGACCCGATCGGCACCGGCTACAACGCCAACGGCGAGTCCTTCCCGACGGTGGCGAACCGCCAGAAGAGTCAGAACTGGCAGGCCCGGTTCCTCGGCCGCTACGTCTTCCCGTACGACGTCGGTTTCGCCACCAACGTCCGCCTCCAGAGCGGCTGGCCCTACGCCCGCCGCGTCGCCTACGCCCTGCCGAACGCCGGCACGGCCACGGTGTTCCTGGAGAACATCGACAACAACTACTCCGACACCGTCGGGATCGTCGATCTCCGCCTCGACAAGACCTTCGTGGTGGCGGACCGGTTCAACCTCTCGGTCCTCGCGGATCTCTTCAACGCGCTGAACTCCAACGCGGTGACCAACTTCAACCTGAGCAACGGATCGCAGTTCAACCGCATCATCGCGACGCTCGATCCGCGCACGTTCCAACTCGCCTTCCGCTTCTCGTTCTAG
- a CDS encoding sulfatase-like hydrolase/transferase, which produces MPGLMRPSAAVLGGLAVVAAACARPAPPPGSPLVPGAGRGLNVLLVTIDTLRQDRVGAYGRHAGLTPTLDALAARGVRFVHAFSHVPLTLPAHTSILTGRTPVHHGVHLNGSARLDDAVPTLATTLKTAGYRTGAFVGAFVLDARYGLTRGFDRYDAHYATDGGNGSFAFAERPGAEVVQAAGDWILEPGAAVPWLAWVHLFDPHAPYAAPAEYRAGRTPYDAEVAYADAMVGRLLDRLGPAVLERTLVVVTADHGESLGDHGETTHGLFAYDATIAVPLILAGAGITPGLVEAPVGHDDILPTVADLLGVAAPDGMDGQSAARPLAADRAVYIEALDAALTRNWAPLTGVATSAWKYIHLPTAELYDRGADAAEARNLATDQPARVSALERTRLRLTAAPADPAPAAARGAADERRLRALGYVAAPAQAGAGAAGAFTEADDPKHLVALNERFNDALTSYTEGHAADALAAFLGVLAERPDFTTARTSAATVLVATGRAAEAARLLRAAPPPLDAAPGIQAKLGEALRAAGDLQGAAAALERARAGGDADPDLLNDLGGVYAGLGRLAEARAAFTALLALDADAAEVWHNLGVLELSARRPDAAAAAFRHAVDVEPSRADAWEGLGAALVERDRAGAVEAWRRAERLAPGNFDLLFNLGMVLADGPTPAEARPYLTRFLREAPRAQYARDLPVVEARLRALGRR; this is translated from the coding sequence GTGCCCGGCCTGATGCGCCCCTCCGCGGCCGTGCTCGGCGGCCTGGCGGTGGTGGCCGCCGCCTGCGCCCGACCGGCGCCTCCACCGGGGTCTCCCCTCGTGCCCGGGGCCGGGCGCGGCCTCAACGTGCTGCTCGTCACCATCGACACCCTCCGGCAAGACCGCGTCGGCGCCTACGGACGGCACGCGGGGCTGACGCCCACTCTCGACGCCCTCGCCGCCCGCGGCGTCCGCTTCGTCCACGCGTTCTCGCACGTGCCGCTGACGCTGCCGGCGCACACGTCGATCCTGACGGGCCGGACCCCGGTGCATCACGGTGTCCACCTGAACGGCAGCGCCCGCCTCGACGACGCCGTACCCACGCTGGCCACGACGCTCAAGACGGCCGGCTACCGGACGGGCGCCTTCGTCGGCGCGTTCGTGCTCGACGCGCGCTACGGCCTCACGCGCGGCTTCGACCGCTACGACGCCCACTACGCCACCGACGGCGGCAACGGCTCGTTCGCCTTCGCCGAACGGCCGGGCGCCGAGGTGGTGCAGGCCGCCGGCGACTGGATCCTGGAACCCGGCGCCGCCGTCCCCTGGCTCGCCTGGGTGCACCTGTTCGACCCGCACGCGCCGTACGCGGCGCCCGCCGAGTACCGCGCCGGCCGGACGCCCTACGACGCCGAGGTCGCCTACGCCGATGCCATGGTGGGACGCCTGCTCGACCGCCTGGGCCCGGCGGTGCTCGAGCGGACGCTCGTCGTCGTGACGGCCGACCACGGGGAGTCGCTCGGCGACCACGGCGAGACGACGCACGGCCTCTTCGCCTACGACGCCACCATCGCGGTCCCGCTCATCCTCGCGGGCGCCGGCATCACGCCGGGACTCGTGGAGGCGCCCGTCGGCCACGACGACATCCTGCCCACGGTCGCGGACCTGCTGGGCGTCGCCGCGCCCGACGGCATGGACGGCCAGTCGGCGGCGCGGCCCCTCGCCGCGGATCGGGCCGTCTACATCGAGGCCCTCGACGCCGCGCTCACCCGGAACTGGGCGCCGCTCACGGGCGTCGCGACCTCCGCCTGGAAGTACATCCACCTGCCGACGGCGGAGCTCTACGATCGAGGCGCCGATGCCGCCGAGGCCCGGAACCTGGCCACGGACCAGCCGGCGCGCGTGTCGGCCCTGGAGCGGACGCGGCTGCGGTTGACGGCGGCCCCGGCCGATCCCGCCCCGGCTGCGGCCCGCGGCGCGGCCGACGAGCGCCGTCTCCGCGCCCTGGGCTACGTGGCCGCGCCGGCCCAGGCCGGCGCCGGCGCCGCTGGCGCGTTCACCGAGGCCGACGACCCCAAGCATCTGGTGGCGTTGAACGAGCGGTTCAACGACGCGCTCACGAGCTATACCGAGGGACACGCCGCCGACGCGCTCGCCGCCTTCCTGGGCGTACTCGCCGAGCGCCCCGACTTCACGACGGCCCGGACGAGCGCCGCGACCGTGCTCGTGGCGACGGGCCGTGCCGCCGAGGCGGCGCGGCTGCTGCGCGCGGCGCCGCCGCCCCTCGACGCCGCCCCGGGGATCCAGGCCAAGCTTGGCGAGGCGCTGCGGGCGGCCGGCGACCTCCAGGGCGCCGCGGCCGCGCTCGAACGGGCGCGCGCCGGCGGCGACGCCGACCCGGATCTGCTCAACGACCTGGGCGGCGTCTACGCCGGCCTGGGACGCCTCGCCGAGGCCCGGGCGGCCTTCACCGCGCTCCTCGCCCTGGACGCCGACGCGGCGGAGGTGTGGCACAACCTGGGGGTGCTGGAACTCTCGGCCCGCCGGCCCGACGCGGCCGCGGCGGCCTTCAGGCACGCCGTGGACGTCGAACCGTCCCGGGCCGACGCGTGGGAAGGGCTGGGCGCGGCGCTGGTCGAACGCGACCGCGCCGGCGCCGTGGAGGCCTGGCGCCGCGCGGAGCGGCTGGCGCCCGGCAACTTCGATCTCCTGTTCAACCTCGGGATGGTGCTGGCCGACGGCCCGACGCCGGCCGAGGCGCGCCCCTACCTGACCCGGTTCCTGCGGGAAGCGCCGCGGGCGCAGTACGCCCGCGACCTGCCGGTGGTCGAGGCCCGGCTCCGGGCGCTCGGGCGGCGCTAG
- a CDS encoding arylsulfotransferase family protein, with protein MTPPSPAAPSPRPRDRARLAFVASAFVLVFAYGFVVGAQNVFPYALLRFGIDAVRQLSAWRTDFGVRPEVFLQPATRPGNGVIGHVEGRPAPGLTLIVAFFGEGHELRLIRADGTVVRRWPLRYFDLFPDSSHVLPAADRPKTEWNVEPHDGLALPDGSVVVNFENKGLAKLDRCGGVVWTLPRMAHHVISPNADGTFWVGGRRYVEGPSPYPPLSTPFHEETAMRVSAGGQVLQEVSILKAVLDGAPGAFYGGPSGEVPRGDMLHLNDIEELPADIADRFPRMSAGDLLLSMRDLSLLMVMNPTTGQVVWRRVGRWIRQHDPDFKPDGTISVFSNNPLPDFASSTGAGGRQGPLGASTIIDLDPVTGATTVAYGGSADGHFYTPIRGKHEWLSNGDLLIVEANAGRVFEVAPDGEVVWDYVNRYDDRDVAVVYQARRYAEDYFTVSDWSCPADSPVTSTAGS; from the coding sequence ATGACCCCACCGTCTCCGGCAGCGCCGTCACCGCGCCCACGCGACAGGGCGAGGCTCGCGTTCGTCGCGTCCGCGTTCGTCCTGGTGTTCGCGTACGGCTTCGTCGTGGGCGCGCAAAACGTCTTTCCCTACGCCCTCCTGCGCTTCGGCATCGATGCCGTCCGGCAGTTGAGCGCCTGGCGGACGGACTTCGGGGTGCGGCCCGAGGTGTTCCTGCAGCCAGCCACCCGGCCCGGGAACGGCGTGATCGGGCACGTCGAGGGGCGCCCGGCCCCGGGACTCACCCTGATCGTGGCGTTCTTCGGCGAGGGCCACGAACTGCGGCTCATCCGCGCCGACGGCACGGTCGTCCGCCGGTGGCCCCTCCGGTACTTCGACCTCTTTCCGGACTCCAGCCACGTCCTGCCGGCGGCCGACCGCCCCAAGACCGAGTGGAACGTCGAGCCCCACGACGGTCTCGCCCTGCCGGACGGCTCGGTCGTCGTCAACTTCGAGAACAAGGGCCTGGCGAAGCTCGACCGCTGCGGCGGCGTCGTGTGGACGCTGCCCCGGATGGCCCATCACGTGATCTCGCCCAACGCCGACGGCACCTTCTGGGTGGGCGGACGGCGCTACGTGGAGGGGCCGTCGCCGTACCCACCGCTCTCGACGCCGTTCCACGAGGAGACGGCGATGCGCGTCTCGGCGGGCGGCCAGGTCCTGCAGGAAGTCTCGATCCTGAAGGCGGTGCTCGACGGCGCGCCGGGCGCGTTCTACGGCGGACCGTCGGGCGAGGTGCCGCGCGGCGACATGCTGCACCTGAACGACATCGAGGAGCTGCCGGCGGACATCGCGGACCGCTTTCCGCGCATGTCGGCCGGCGACCTCCTGCTGTCGATGCGGGACCTGAGCCTGCTGATGGTGATGAACCCGACCACCGGGCAGGTGGTGTGGCGCCGCGTGGGGCGCTGGATCCGCCAGCACGATCCCGACTTCAAGCCCGACGGGACGATCTCGGTGTTCAGCAACAACCCGCTGCCCGACTTCGCGTCGTCGACCGGCGCCGGCGGGCGGCAAGGCCCGCTCGGCGCGAGCACCATCATCGATCTCGACCCCGTGACCGGCGCCACGACGGTTGCCTATGGCGGCTCGGCCGACGGGCACTTCTACACGCCCATTCGGGGCAAGCACGAGTGGCTCTCGAACGGCGACCTGCTCATCGTGGAAGCCAACGCCGGACGCGTGTTCGAGGTCGCCCCGGACGGCGAGGTGGTATGGGACTACGTCAACCGGTACGACGACCGCGACGTGGCCGTGGTGTACCAGGCGCGCCGCTACGCCGAGGACTACTTCACCGTCAGCGACTGGAGCTGTCCGGCCGACTCGCCGGTGACCTCGACCGCAGGCTCGTAG